One Loxodonta africana isolate mLoxAfr1 chromosome 4, mLoxAfr1.hap2, whole genome shotgun sequence genomic region harbors:
- the LOC100674581 gene encoding cytochrome c oxidase assembly protein COX14, translating into MPTVKQLADIGYKTFSTSMILLTVYGGYLCSVRAYHYFQWRSSLRQAAEEQKTSGAL; encoded by the coding sequence ATGCCAACTGTCAAGCAGCTAGCCGACATTGGCTATAAGACCTTCTCTACCTCCATGATACTACTCACTGTGTACGGAGGCTACCTCTGCAGTGTCCGAGCCTACCACTATTTTCAATGGCGCAGCTCTCTGCGCCAGGCTGCAGAAGAACAGAAGACCTCAGGAGCCCTATAG
- the GPD1 gene encoding glycerol-3-phosphate dehydrogenase [NAD(+)], cytoplasmic — protein MAGKKVCIVGSGNWGSAIAKIVGGNAAQLAHFDPRVTMWVFEEDIGGRKLTEIINTQHENVKYLPGHKLPPNVVAVPDVVQAAADADILIFVVPHQFIGKICDQLKGHLKANTIGISLIKGIDEGPSGLKLISEVIGERLGIPMSVLMGANIASEVADDKFCETTIGCKDPAQGKLLKELMQTPNFRITVVQEVDTVEICGALKNIVAVGAGFCDGLGFGDNTKAAVIRLGLMEMIAFAKLFCSGPVSSATFLESCGVADLITTCYGGRNRKVAEAFARTGKSIEQLEKEMLNGQKLQGPQTARELHSILQHKGLVDKFPLFTAVYKVCYESQPVGEFIHCLQDHPEHL, from the exons ATGGCTGGCAAGAAAGTCTGCATTGTAGGCTCCGGCAACTG GGGCTCAGCCATTGCCAAGATCGTGGGTGGCAATGCAGCTCAGCTGGCACACTTTGACCCACGGGTGACCATGTGGGTGTTTGAGGAAGACATCGGGGGCAGGAAGCTGACAGAGATCATCAACACGCAGCATGAGAATGTTAAATACCTGCCAGGGCACAAGCTGCCCCCCAATGTG GTGGCTGTCCCAGATGTGGTCCAGGCTGCAGCAGATGCTGACATCTTGATCTTTGTGGTGCCCCATCAGTTCATCGGCAAGATCTGTGACCAGCTCAAGGGCCACCTGAAGGCAAACACCATTGGCATATCTCTTATTAAG GGGATAGACGAGGGCCCCAGTGGGCTGAAGCTCATCTCTGAAGTGATTGGGGAGCGCCTTGGCATCCCCATGAGTGTGCTGATGGGGGCCAACATTGCCAGCGAGGTGGCTGATGACAAGTTCTGTGAGACGACCATTG GCTGCAAGGACCCAGCCCAGGGAAAGCTTCTGAAAGAGCTGATGCAGACGCCCAATTTCCGGATCACTGTGGTGCAAGAGGTGGACACAGTAGAGATCTGTGGAGCTTTAAAG AATATAGTGGCTGTGGGCGCTGGCTTCTGCGATGGGCTGGGCTTTGGTGACAACACCAAGGCGGCGGTGATCCGACTGGGGCTCATGGAGATGATTGCCTTCGCCAAGCTCTTCTGCAGCGGCCCTGTGTCCTCGGCCACCTTCTTGGAGAGCTGTGGTGTTGCTGACCTCATCACTACCTGCTACGGAGGGCGGAACCGCAAGGTGGCTGAAGCCTTTGCTCGGACAGGAAAG TCCATTGAGCAGCTGGAGAAAGAAATGCTGAATGGGCAGAAGCTGCAGGGGCCCCAAACAGCCCGGGAGCTACACAGCATCCTCCAGCACAAGGGCTTGGTGGACAA GTTCCCTCTGTTCACGGCTGTGTACAAGGTGTGCTATGAGAGCCAGCCGGTGGGTGAATTCATCCACTGCCTGCAGGATCATCCAGAACACCTTTGA